From one Coffea eugenioides isolate CCC68of chromosome 11, Ceug_1.0, whole genome shotgun sequence genomic stretch:
- the LOC113752527 gene encoding homeobox-leucine zipper protein HOX3 yields the protein MAILPNTSTCLELTMSIPGLPSSLSIPSSGEGGGVSMKDLDINQIPSGGEEECMEDEDESPNGFGGPPRKKLRLTKEQSRLLEESFRQNHTLNPKQKEVLAMQLRLKPRQVEVWFQNRRARSKLKQTEMECEYLKRWFGSLTEQNRRLQKEVEELRAMKVGPPTVLSPHNCEPLPASTLTMCPRCERVTATIAVQQDRAGPTTTTATGTTTSANPTLSAKVGFVRPRHPSAAC from the exons ATGGCGATTCTTCCTAATACTTCTACTTGTTTGGAGCTAACTATGTCGATCCCAGGCTTACCTTCATCTTTGTCTATCCCTTCTTCAG GGGAAGGTGGTGGAGTTTCAATGAAAGATTTGGACATAAATCAAATCCCATCAGGAGGTGAAGAAGAATGCATGGAAGATGAAGATGAGAGCCCAAATGGATTTGGAGGCCCTCCAAGGAAGAAACTCCGTTTAACAAAGGAACAATCTCGTCTTCTCGAAGAAAGTTTCCGGCAAAACCACACCTTGAACCCT AAACAAAAAGAAGTTTTGGCCATGCAATTAAGGCTCAAGCCGAGACAAGTGGAGGTTTGGTTTCAGAACCGTAGAGCAAG GAGCAAGCTGAAGCAAACAGAAATGGAGTGCGAGTACCTAAAAAGGTGGTTTGGATCATTAACAGAACAAAACAGGAGGCTGCAGAAGGAGGTGGAAGAGCTGAGAGCAATGAAAGTTGGTCCACCAACCGTGCTATCCCCGCACAATTGTGAGCCTCTTCCAGCATCCACCTTGACCATGTGTCCTAGGTGCGAGCGTGTCACAGCCACCATTGCTGTCCAGCAAGACAGGGCCGGCCCTACCACCACCACCGCCACCGGCACCACCACTTCGGCCAACCCCACGTTGTCGGCTAAAGTGGGCTTTGTTCGG
- the LOC113753578 gene encoding serine carboxypeptidase-like 50, with protein sequence MESVIQLHSHNLLKLLLFLTILHHLQHSTTSLDLLPKEALPTNSGYLEVNSTTGSALFYTYYEAQEPATPLCQTPLLIWLQGGPGCSSMLGNFYELGPWLVSSNVSVKPNPGAWNRIFGLLFIDNPIGTGFSIAASPQEIPRNQHDVAKHLFIAIKKFIKLDDLFKTRPIYVAGESYAGKYVPALGHYILTKNAMLPVSSRVNLAGVAIGNGLTDPATQTTTHALNAYYSGFINDKQKEVLENLQKEAVELVQIGNWTGAADARHIVFKTLLDMTGLATMYDFRRLVPYQDYLVAEFLTNSEVKKALGAKEDIVFKDCSEVVAEALNEDHMKSVRYMVDYLVQETKVLLYQGQCDMLDNVVSNEAWVKKLKWEKMREFLEAEKKVWRVNETLAGSVQKYENLSHVVVLNAGHLVPADQPLNSQAMIEDWVLDRGLFAN encoded by the coding sequence ATGGAGTCAGTAATTCAATTGCACAGTCACAACCTCCTCAAACTCCTCCTCTTCCTCACCATCCTCCACCATCTACAACACTCAACCACCTCTCTCGATCTCCTTCCCAAAGAAGCACTGCCGACCAATTCTGGATACCTCGAAGTCAACTCAACAACTGGTTCAGCCCTTTTCTACACATATTACGAGGCACAAGAGCCCGCCACACCCCTCTGTCAAACCCCACTTCTCATCTGGCTCCAAGGTGGGCCTGGATGCTCCTCCATGCTTGGAAACTTCTATGAACTAGGCCCCTGGCTGGTTTCGTCTAATGTTTCAGTTAAGCCTAATCCAGGGGCCTGGAACAGGATATTTGGTCTCCTTTTTATTGATAATCCAATTGGAACAGGATTCAGCATTGCCGCTTCGCCTCAAGAAATCCCAAGAAATCAGCATGATGTCGCGAAACATCTTTTCATTGCAATCAAGAAGTTTATTAAGCTAGATGATTTGTTTAAAACGAGGCCAATTTATGTTGCTGGGGAAAGTTATGCTGGAAAATACGTTCCAGCACTTGGCCACTACATATTGACAAAGAATGCTATGTTGCCAGTTTCTAGTAGGGTCAATTTAGCTGGTGTAGCTATAGGGAATGGACTAACTGATCCTGCAACACAAACGACCACACATGCTTTGAATGCTTACTATTCTGGATTCATTAATGATAAGCAGAAGGAAGTCTTGGAGAATCTTCAAAAGGAGGCTGTTGAATTGGTACAAATTGGGAACTGGACTGGTGCTGCTGATGCGAGGCATATAGTGTTCAAAACATTGCTAGACATGACTGGCCTCGCAACTATGTATGATTTTAGAAGGTTAGTTCCATATCAAGATTATTTAGTGGCTGAGTTTTTAACAAATTCAGAGGTAAAAAAGGCGTTAGGGGCTAAGGAAGATATTGTGTTCAAAGATTGTAGCGAAGTTGTGGCAGAGGCACTGAATGAAGATCACATGAAGAGTGTGAGGTATATGGTTGACTACTTAGTTCAGGAAACTAAGGTTTTACTGTACCAGGGCCAGTGTGATATGCTGGATAATGTGGTGTCGAATGAGGCTTgggtgaagaaattgaagtgggAAAAAATGAGAGAGTTCTTGGAAGCagaaaagaaagtttggagAGTGAATGAGACTTTAGCAGGTTCTGTGCAGAAGTATGAGAATTTGAGTCATGTTGTGGTGTTGAATGCTGGACACCTTGTGCCTGCTGATCAGCCTTTGAATTCTCAAGCAATGATAGAAGACTGGGTTTTGGACAGGGGATTGTTTGCCAATTAG
- the LOC113753789 gene encoding ATP-dependent DNA helicase homolog RECG, chloroplastic isoform X2: MRFSNFFFPKISNLYFRSKHKSSGNFLEKVDAQRKAKYPDRSKLLKKVTVLLGYDGIDDSIDNELCEKCNGGKDDFDVSLACKRFPSISLGFFPPVELYDEATCSSMDEGLLASQLYQQFLANSSEPKLVEPDSLYETWTSLCPGREDGNSSSLTEHMHSGSPTLKPKAGSNLEFHLDEPVSATTMLETQNTAAPMQDILDRSINCIPGLTKRQYSQLENCGFHTLRKLLYHYPRTYANLQNAEVSIDDGQYLIFVGKILSSRGIRAGYSFSFLEVVVACEVMQNGSTSECIVDETESRKLRTIHLHLKKFFRGTRFTYQPFLRSLESKHKEGDVVCVSGKVRTMRTKDHYEMREYTLDTLQDEEDSSTCGKETLYPIYPSKGGLKPNFLKDIISRGLLILPPNIDPIPEVIREDFKLICLRDAYTGIHQPKNLAEADSARRRLIFDEFFYLQLGRLYQMLEGLGTKLEKDGLLDKYRKPELNAVLVEDWSTLTKEFFKALPYSLTPSQLSSVSQIIWDLKRPVPMNRLLQGDVGCGKTIVAFLACMEVIGSGYQAAFMVPTELLAVQHYEHLLKLLENMENRQMAPSVVLLTGSTSSRQSNIIREGLKNGDISLVIGTHSLIADKVEFSSLRIAVIDEQHRFGVIQRGLFNSKLYFNPASLKLESAKSDDSSKGDNIMAPHVLAMSATPIPRTLALALYGDMSLTQITDLPPGRIPIETYIIEGNEDGFEIVYKMMLDELEAGGKVYLVYPVIEQSEQLPQLRAASADLKTISSRFAGYNCGLLHGKMKSDMKDEALRRFRSGETNILLSTQVIEIGVDVPDASMMVVMNAERFGIAQLHQLRGRVGRGDRKSKCILVASTPSSLNRLKVLEKSSDGFQLASMDLVLRGPGDLLGKKQSGHLPEFPIARLEIDGNILQEAHLAALKILGESHDLGSFPSLKAELSMRQPLSPLGD, from the exons ATGAG GTTcagtaattttttctttccaaagaTTTCAAACTTGTATTTTCGGTCGAAGCATAAGTCATCTGGAAACTTTCTGGAGAAAGTTGATGCACAGAGGAAGGCTAAATATCCTGATCGTTCAAAGTTGCTTAAAAAG GTAACTGTCCTTCTTGGTTATGATGGCATTGATGACTCGATAGACAATGAACTATGTGAGAAGTGTAATGGTGGAAAAGATGATTTTGATGTCTCATTGGCTTGTAAACGTTTCCCATCCATATCATTGGGTTTCTTTCCACCGGTGGAATTGTATGATGAAGCAACATGCAGCTCCATGGATGAAGGCCTTTTAGCATCTCAGCTTTATCAACAATTTCTAGCCAATTCTAGTGAGCCTAAGTTGGTTGAACCTGATTCTCTATATGAGACATGGACATCTTTATGTCCGGGAAGAGAAGATGGGAACTCATCTTCTTTAACGGAACATATGCATTCAGGGTCACCAACTTTGAAGCCAAAGGCAGGAAGCAACTTAGAATTCCATCTTGACGAACCTGTCAGTGCTACCACTATGCTTGAGACACAAAATACTGCTGCACCAATGCAAGATATTCTTGATAGATCCATAAATTGCATTCCTGGACTCACTAAAAGGCAGTATAGTCAGCTGGAAAACTGCGGCTTCCACACG CTGCGGAAATTGCTGTACCATTATCCTCGAACATATGCCAATCTACAAAATGCAGAAGTCAGCATTGATGATGGGCAGTATTTGATTTTTGTCGGGAAAATATTATCTTCAAG GGGTATTAGAGCTGGttattcattttcatttcttgaggTTGTTGTTGCTTGTGAAGTTATGCAAAATGGGTCAACCTCTGAATGCATTGTAGATGAAACTGAAAGCAGGAAATTGAGAACAATACATTtacatttgaaaaaatttttccGTGGTACTCGCTTCACATACCAACCTTTTCTAAGAAGTCTTGAGTCAAAGCACAAGGAGGGAGATGTTGTATGCGTTAGTGGTAAG GTGCGCACAATGCGTACAAAAGATCACTATGAAATGAGGGAGTACACTTTGGATACACTTCAGGATGAAGAAGATTCATCCACCTGTGGCAAAGAGACTCTTTACCCTATATATCCCTCGAAAGGAGGATTAAAACCAAACTTTCTTAAAGATATTATCTCAAG AGGGTTACTAATATTGCCTCCCAATATTGATCCTATTCCTGAAGTTATACGAGAGGATTTTAAACTTATATGCCTTCGTGAT GCATATACTGGAATTCACCAGCCAAAGAATCTAGCTGAGGCCGATTCAGCTCGAAGGAGGCTTATATTTGATGAGTTTTTTTATCTTCAG TTGGGACGGCTGTATCAAATGCTAGAAGGTCTCGGTACCAAACTAGAAAAAGATGGCTTACTGGATAAATACAGGAAACCTGAACTTAATGCTGTACTTGTAGAAGACTGGTCTACTCTGACCAAGGAGTTTTTTAAGGCTTTGCCATATTCCCTGACACCCAGTCAGCTAAGCTCCGTGTCTCAAATTATTTGGGATCTAAAGCGACCTGTCCCAATGAATCGACTACTGCAG GGAGATGTTGGATGTGGGAAAACCATAGTAGCCTTTTTGGCATGTATGGAGGTTATTGGCTCAGGGTATCAG GCAGCTTTTATGGTTCCAACTGAGTTGCTTGCTGTTCAGCATTATGAGCATCTTCTTAAATTGCTAGAGAATATGGAGAACCGCCAAATGGCACCATCTGTTGTTCTGTTGACAGGCTCAACCTCGTCAAGGCAGTCAAATATCATTCGTGAG GGTCTCAAAAATGGAGATATCTCTTTGGTCATTGGTACCCACAGTCTAATAGCTGATAAAGTAGAATTTTCATCATTACGCATTGCTGTTATAGATGAGCAACACCGGTTTGGTGTTATTCAGAGAGGACTGTTTAACAGCAAG TTATACTTCAACCCTGCAAGTTTAAAGCTGGAATCAGCTAAGTCAGATGACTCCTCGAAAGGGGACAACATTATGGCTCCGCATGTTCTTGCTATGTCAGCTACTCCTATTCCAAGGACTCTTGCTCTGGCTTTATATGGAGACATGTCCCTTACACAA ATCACAGATCTACCTCCAGGAAGGATACCTATTGAGACGTACATTATTGAAGGGAATGAAGATGGCTTTGAGATCGTCTATAAG ATGATGCTGGATGAATTGGAAGCAGGTGGAAAAGTATATCTTGTATATCCAGTAATAGAGCAATCTGAGCAACTGCCGCAGCTTCGTGCTGCTTCAGCTGACCTTAAAACCATATCCAGTAGATTTGCGGGCTATAATTGCGGGTTATTAcatggaaaaatgaaaagtgaCATGAAAGATGAAGCACTAAGACGATTTAGATCTGGAGAAACAAATATTCTACTTTCAACGCAAGTGATTGAGATTGGTGTTGATGTTCCAGATGCATCTATGATGGTTGTAATGAATGCTGAGAGATTTGGGATAGCTCAGCTTCACCAACTTAGAGGGCGAGTTGGACGTGGTGATAGGAAATCTAAATGTATTTTAGTAGCATCCACCCCAAGTAGCTTGAATCGTTTGAAGGTGTTGGAAAAATCATCTGATGGTTTTCAGCTTGCAAGCATGGACCTCGTCCTTCGAGGACCTGGGGACTTACTTGGTAAAAAGCAATCAGGACATCTTCCAGAGTTTCCTATTGCTAGATTAGAGATAGATGGAAACATCCTACAAGAAGCACATCTTGCTGCACTG AAAATCTTGGGAGAATCTCACGATCTGGGGAGCTTCCCTAGTCTTAAAGCTGAGCTTAGCATGCGACAGCCCCTTTCTCCTCTTGGTGATTAA
- the LOC113753789 gene encoding ATP-dependent DNA helicase homolog RECG, chloroplastic isoform X1: protein MAVSGLVGQGCCQCLAKQFSRLPVTLEVGRGFRNVLVGNMRFSNFFFPKISNLYFRSKHKSSGNFLEKVDAQRKAKYPDRSKLLKKVTVLLGYDGIDDSIDNELCEKCNGGKDDFDVSLACKRFPSISLGFFPPVELYDEATCSSMDEGLLASQLYQQFLANSSEPKLVEPDSLYETWTSLCPGREDGNSSSLTEHMHSGSPTLKPKAGSNLEFHLDEPVSATTMLETQNTAAPMQDILDRSINCIPGLTKRQYSQLENCGFHTLRKLLYHYPRTYANLQNAEVSIDDGQYLIFVGKILSSRGIRAGYSFSFLEVVVACEVMQNGSTSECIVDETESRKLRTIHLHLKKFFRGTRFTYQPFLRSLESKHKEGDVVCVSGKVRTMRTKDHYEMREYTLDTLQDEEDSSTCGKETLYPIYPSKGGLKPNFLKDIISRGLLILPPNIDPIPEVIREDFKLICLRDAYTGIHQPKNLAEADSARRRLIFDEFFYLQLGRLYQMLEGLGTKLEKDGLLDKYRKPELNAVLVEDWSTLTKEFFKALPYSLTPSQLSSVSQIIWDLKRPVPMNRLLQGDVGCGKTIVAFLACMEVIGSGYQAAFMVPTELLAVQHYEHLLKLLENMENRQMAPSVVLLTGSTSSRQSNIIREGLKNGDISLVIGTHSLIADKVEFSSLRIAVIDEQHRFGVIQRGLFNSKLYFNPASLKLESAKSDDSSKGDNIMAPHVLAMSATPIPRTLALALYGDMSLTQITDLPPGRIPIETYIIEGNEDGFEIVYKMMLDELEAGGKVYLVYPVIEQSEQLPQLRAASADLKTISSRFAGYNCGLLHGKMKSDMKDEALRRFRSGETNILLSTQVIEIGVDVPDASMMVVMNAERFGIAQLHQLRGRVGRGDRKSKCILVASTPSSLNRLKVLEKSSDGFQLASMDLVLRGPGDLLGKKQSGHLPEFPIARLEIDGNILQEAHLAALKILGESHDLGSFPSLKAELSMRQPLSPLGD from the exons ATGGCAGTATCAGGATTGGTTGGGCAAGGTTGCTGTCAG TGTTTAGCTAAACAGTTCTCGAGATTGCCAGTTACTTTGGAAGTTGGGAGAGGTTTTAGGAATGTTTTGGTTGGAAATATGAG GTTcagtaattttttctttccaaagaTTTCAAACTTGTATTTTCGGTCGAAGCATAAGTCATCTGGAAACTTTCTGGAGAAAGTTGATGCACAGAGGAAGGCTAAATATCCTGATCGTTCAAAGTTGCTTAAAAAG GTAACTGTCCTTCTTGGTTATGATGGCATTGATGACTCGATAGACAATGAACTATGTGAGAAGTGTAATGGTGGAAAAGATGATTTTGATGTCTCATTGGCTTGTAAACGTTTCCCATCCATATCATTGGGTTTCTTTCCACCGGTGGAATTGTATGATGAAGCAACATGCAGCTCCATGGATGAAGGCCTTTTAGCATCTCAGCTTTATCAACAATTTCTAGCCAATTCTAGTGAGCCTAAGTTGGTTGAACCTGATTCTCTATATGAGACATGGACATCTTTATGTCCGGGAAGAGAAGATGGGAACTCATCTTCTTTAACGGAACATATGCATTCAGGGTCACCAACTTTGAAGCCAAAGGCAGGAAGCAACTTAGAATTCCATCTTGACGAACCTGTCAGTGCTACCACTATGCTTGAGACACAAAATACTGCTGCACCAATGCAAGATATTCTTGATAGATCCATAAATTGCATTCCTGGACTCACTAAAAGGCAGTATAGTCAGCTGGAAAACTGCGGCTTCCACACG CTGCGGAAATTGCTGTACCATTATCCTCGAACATATGCCAATCTACAAAATGCAGAAGTCAGCATTGATGATGGGCAGTATTTGATTTTTGTCGGGAAAATATTATCTTCAAG GGGTATTAGAGCTGGttattcattttcatttcttgaggTTGTTGTTGCTTGTGAAGTTATGCAAAATGGGTCAACCTCTGAATGCATTGTAGATGAAACTGAAAGCAGGAAATTGAGAACAATACATTtacatttgaaaaaatttttccGTGGTACTCGCTTCACATACCAACCTTTTCTAAGAAGTCTTGAGTCAAAGCACAAGGAGGGAGATGTTGTATGCGTTAGTGGTAAG GTGCGCACAATGCGTACAAAAGATCACTATGAAATGAGGGAGTACACTTTGGATACACTTCAGGATGAAGAAGATTCATCCACCTGTGGCAAAGAGACTCTTTACCCTATATATCCCTCGAAAGGAGGATTAAAACCAAACTTTCTTAAAGATATTATCTCAAG AGGGTTACTAATATTGCCTCCCAATATTGATCCTATTCCTGAAGTTATACGAGAGGATTTTAAACTTATATGCCTTCGTGAT GCATATACTGGAATTCACCAGCCAAAGAATCTAGCTGAGGCCGATTCAGCTCGAAGGAGGCTTATATTTGATGAGTTTTTTTATCTTCAG TTGGGACGGCTGTATCAAATGCTAGAAGGTCTCGGTACCAAACTAGAAAAAGATGGCTTACTGGATAAATACAGGAAACCTGAACTTAATGCTGTACTTGTAGAAGACTGGTCTACTCTGACCAAGGAGTTTTTTAAGGCTTTGCCATATTCCCTGACACCCAGTCAGCTAAGCTCCGTGTCTCAAATTATTTGGGATCTAAAGCGACCTGTCCCAATGAATCGACTACTGCAG GGAGATGTTGGATGTGGGAAAACCATAGTAGCCTTTTTGGCATGTATGGAGGTTATTGGCTCAGGGTATCAG GCAGCTTTTATGGTTCCAACTGAGTTGCTTGCTGTTCAGCATTATGAGCATCTTCTTAAATTGCTAGAGAATATGGAGAACCGCCAAATGGCACCATCTGTTGTTCTGTTGACAGGCTCAACCTCGTCAAGGCAGTCAAATATCATTCGTGAG GGTCTCAAAAATGGAGATATCTCTTTGGTCATTGGTACCCACAGTCTAATAGCTGATAAAGTAGAATTTTCATCATTACGCATTGCTGTTATAGATGAGCAACACCGGTTTGGTGTTATTCAGAGAGGACTGTTTAACAGCAAG TTATACTTCAACCCTGCAAGTTTAAAGCTGGAATCAGCTAAGTCAGATGACTCCTCGAAAGGGGACAACATTATGGCTCCGCATGTTCTTGCTATGTCAGCTACTCCTATTCCAAGGACTCTTGCTCTGGCTTTATATGGAGACATGTCCCTTACACAA ATCACAGATCTACCTCCAGGAAGGATACCTATTGAGACGTACATTATTGAAGGGAATGAAGATGGCTTTGAGATCGTCTATAAG ATGATGCTGGATGAATTGGAAGCAGGTGGAAAAGTATATCTTGTATATCCAGTAATAGAGCAATCTGAGCAACTGCCGCAGCTTCGTGCTGCTTCAGCTGACCTTAAAACCATATCCAGTAGATTTGCGGGCTATAATTGCGGGTTATTAcatggaaaaatgaaaagtgaCATGAAAGATGAAGCACTAAGACGATTTAGATCTGGAGAAACAAATATTCTACTTTCAACGCAAGTGATTGAGATTGGTGTTGATGTTCCAGATGCATCTATGATGGTTGTAATGAATGCTGAGAGATTTGGGATAGCTCAGCTTCACCAACTTAGAGGGCGAGTTGGACGTGGTGATAGGAAATCTAAATGTATTTTAGTAGCATCCACCCCAAGTAGCTTGAATCGTTTGAAGGTGTTGGAAAAATCATCTGATGGTTTTCAGCTTGCAAGCATGGACCTCGTCCTTCGAGGACCTGGGGACTTACTTGGTAAAAAGCAATCAGGACATCTTCCAGAGTTTCCTATTGCTAGATTAGAGATAGATGGAAACATCCTACAAGAAGCACATCTTGCTGCACTG AAAATCTTGGGAGAATCTCACGATCTGGGGAGCTTCCCTAGTCTTAAAGCTGAGCTTAGCATGCGACAGCCCCTTTCTCCTCTTGGTGATTAA